A genome region from Nitrosopumilus sp. includes the following:
- the dinB gene encoding DNA polymerase IV, translating to METRVVFHIDFDYFYAQCEETRSPELKSKPVCVCVFSDRGGDSGAIATANYTARKYGVKSGIPISFAKKRLEERKDAVFLPVDFDFYSDMSEKAMKVMSDSANIFEYVGRDEAYLDVTQRVSGDFKNASHLAQQIKNTIRDKIKLSCSIGISPNKLISKIASDFQKPDGLTLVLPEKVEEFLEPLKIRTIPGIGKKTETKFLEMKLETISDLKKLDIFTLNKNFGRKTGTYIYNAARGIDNEPVKKREARIQYSKIVTLKEDSKNYEFLSENILELCKEVHNIVIKNNQMFKSVGIHFVQSDLSNKSKSKMLKSPTSSIEKLKKTAEQLLKEALENQTSTIRRLGVKVSELSEIQGQSDITSYF from the coding sequence TTGGAAACAAGAGTAGTTTTCCACATAGATTTTGATTATTTTTATGCCCAGTGTGAAGAAACTAGATCCCCAGAATTAAAATCAAAACCAGTATGTGTTTGTGTTTTTTCAGACAGAGGAGGAGATAGCGGTGCAATTGCTACAGCAAATTATACAGCAAGGAAATATGGAGTAAAATCAGGAATTCCAATTTCATTTGCAAAAAAAAGGTTAGAAGAAAGAAAAGATGCAGTCTTCTTACCTGTGGATTTTGATTTCTATTCAGACATGTCAGAGAAAGCAATGAAAGTAATGAGTGACAGTGCAAATATTTTTGAATATGTGGGAAGAGATGAAGCGTATCTGGATGTAACTCAAAGAGTTAGTGGGGATTTTAAAAACGCAAGTCATCTAGCTCAACAAATCAAAAATACAATCAGAGATAAAATAAAACTTAGTTGCTCCATAGGAATTTCACCTAACAAATTAATTTCAAAAATTGCATCAGATTTTCAAAAACCAGATGGATTGACGTTGGTTTTGCCTGAAAAAGTAGAGGAGTTTTTAGAGCCATTAAAAATTAGAACAATTCCAGGTATTGGAAAAAAAACAGAAACCAAATTTTTAGAAATGAAATTAGAAACAATTAGTGATTTGAAAAAATTAGATATTTTTACTTTGAATAAAAACTTTGGAAGAAAAACAGGGACTTACATATACAATGCTGCCAGAGGCATAGATAATGAACCTGTAAAAAAACGTGAAGCAAGAATTCAATATAGTAAAATTGTCACGTTGAAAGAAGATTCAAAAAATTATGAGTTTTTATCTGAAAATATTTTAGAATTATGCAAAGAAGTCCACAACATAGTAATAAAAAATAACCAAATGTTCAAATCAGTTGGGATACATTTTGTTCAATCAGATTTATCAAACAAATCAAAATCAAAAATGTTGAAAAGCCCTACATCAAGTATTGAAAAATTGAAAAAAACTGCAGAACAGCTACTTAAAGAGGCTTTAGAAAATCAAACAAGCACAATTAGAAGATTAGGAGTAAAAGTATCAGAACTTTCAGAAATTCAAGGGCAAAGTGACATCACTTCTTATTTTTAG